The genomic region CCAGTTTCTGGCACTACTCCGCCAGATGCAAATGAACCAACGAATTCTCCACCCCCTAAATTCACGCTCACACTCCTGGGTTCAGCAGATTTCAATCCCTCGAAATCTATCTTTATTTCCAATCCGGTAGCTTCATGCACTTTTTTCAAATACCGTTCCGCTTCTCCTGAATGTGGTGCAGCAAGATACAACCTTTCAGCCGAATGTCTTATATCTGTAATGACTTCCTTCTCTTTTGTTGCTAAAACAACTTTTCGCTCCTCAAGTTTCGCAATCTCTTCTTTCAATTTTTTGTATTCTTTTAACTCCTTGTATCTTTCCTTGGAAAGTCCGGGTGAACCCACCAATTCCATCGCTATCAACTCTTGTTCCGTTGGCTCTTTTATCCGTGCAAGTTCTTCGGATAGCTCAGAAATTCTTGCTTCTATTTCTGCCTTCTCCCGCCGAATTTCCATGAGCTCATATCTTACCCATTCCGGACTGGTAATTCTCACAAACCGTGCACCCAACTCCTCAAGCTGTTTCAAGGTTTTTTCGTCCAACGGCTTTTCAAACGCTTCCCTCAAAGCATCCCAACTTTTCTTCAATATAAACAGTGCACCTCCAACGCCGAGCGCAATAGGACCCAATGCACTCACTTTTGTAGCCAATCCACTTAACGCTCTCATCAACCCTCCGGTAGCTGTCGTCGAGGCCATAGTTGCTGCCGCCTGTGTCCTCTGAGCCGCCGCATTAGCCATCGTCGCTGCCGTATTCGTCTCCGTCGCTGCCGTGTTCGCGGCCGTCGCTGCCGTGTCCTCAGCCATCGCTCCGGCCGAGGCACTCACCGCCGCCGCTTCATACATCGCAAGCTTCGCTGAAATCGTCTTGTTCAACTGCCATATATTGTATAAACTGATGAGTCCTCCTATCTTACCGCTCAATAACATCAACTTTGACACGAACAAACCCACAGCCATCCCCCAGCTTGCAATCTGTTCCCCAAATTTGGTCTCGCTTAATCCCAGTAGTAATGCCTTAAAATCCAATTCTATATGAGCAGCATGCTTACCAACTTCTGCCCGGAAATCTTTCCATCTGTTCTCTATGGACCTCAATCTCGCCTCTGCGCCTTCCAGCCTCGTCTTCACCATCTTCAAAGCATCATTGTAGTTGCCGAGACTGTTCGTCGCCTCGACCAATTCCCTTTCCTGTCCATAAAGCAACTGGATCAATCTCGACCCCTCTTCTCCCAGAACCCTCTGTATCTCAGCTATCTCATTGACATCCAACTTCTCACCATACTTTTTCCTGAATTCTGTAAGTATCTCCGCTAATGAGAGCAGTTGACCCTGTGCATTTGTTATATTTATCCCAAGTTTATCAGCGCCTTGAATCAATTCCCTCAAAAACGCTGTGAACATCGTGCCTGCCCTTGATGCTGCAACCCCTTTTGTGTTGAGCATCCCCAAAACCGCCAGCGTCTCCTCAAACTTCACATTAAACGACTGGGCCGCCGCCGTAGCCCATGCAAGCGATTCGGCCAATATCGGCCCCGTCCATTGAAACCTCTTTACCGCGTTGCTCGCCGCTACGAAAACCCTGTTGGCTT from Thermoproteota archaeon harbors:
- a CDS encoding phage tail tape measure protein, yielding KISMDALRVALIIQGVNEASYALRGTRQELKELAKVANGEAIALEKSLKTWHKLALASATMIATSQLLSGKIERLTVDYLEFDQAIHDVGTVMPLTEEVLREIAKRLEEASRATKNYYSMAELARYALYDLRSSGLSVEESLAALIPTQKLAIATLGDLNETARLVGRVLNTFGKSWDMSPVEKANRVFVAASNAVKRFQWTGPILAESLAWATAAAQSFNVKFEETLAVLGMLNTKGVAASRAGTMFTAFLRELIQGADKLGINITNAQGQLLSLAEILTEFRKKYGEKLDVNEIAEIQRVLGEEGSRLIQLLYGQERELVEATNSLGNYNDALKMVKTRLEGAEARLRSIENRWKDFRAEVGKHAAHIELDFKALLLGLSETKFGEQIASWGMAVGLFVSKLMLLSGKIGGLISLYNIWQLNKTISAKLAMYEAAAVSASAGAMAEDTAATAANTAATETNTAATMANAAAQRTQAAATMASTTATGGLMRALSGLATKVSALGPIALGVGGALFILKKSWDALREAFEKPLDEKTLKQLEELGARFVRITSPEWVRYELMEIRREKAEIEARISELSEELARIKEPTEQELIAMELVGSPGLSKERYKELKEYKKLKEEIAKLEERKVVLATKEKEVITDIRHSAERLYLAAPHSGEAERYLKKVHEATGLEIKIDFEGLKSAEPRSVSVNLGGGEFVGSFASGGVVPETGFALVHKGEVIVPPERIKEITESERGWRGDVKIQVVNNFYTTGELSASSARNIAKEVERALRDAMRKAKMKRGELRW